A region from the Enoplosus armatus isolate fEnoArm2 chromosome 24, fEnoArm2.hap1, whole genome shotgun sequence genome encodes:
- the LOC139306853 gene encoding small integral membrane protein 11-like, whose amino-acid sequence MINWKALDNVPVLLYILALKTLLLCLAFAGVKIYQSKKAEEALKKQQAEKRRLAQQTQELIDNKKED is encoded by the exons ATGATCAACTGGAAG GCTTTGGACAACGTCCCTGTCCTCCTGTACATCCTGGCCCTAaagacactgctgctgtgtctggCGTTCGCCGGGGTGAAGATCTACCAGAGTAAGAAAGCAGAGGAAGCCCTGAAGAAGCAGCAGGCTGAGAAGAGGAGGCTAGCCCAGCAGACACAGGAGCTCATCGACAACAAGAAGGAAGActaa
- the cyp4f3 gene encoding cytochrome P450 4F3: MSLLQGVLSLVLSWTGLCQVLVVVGTGLGSVVAVWTARLLVRHAWYTHRLSCFSKPHANSWLMGHLGQMQSTEEGLQQVDDLVKTYTHSCSWFIGPFYHLVRLFHPDYVKPLLMAPASITVKDELIYGHLRPWLGQSLLLSNGEEWARKRRLLTPAFHFDILKNYVAKFNTSTNTMHEKWRRLVAEGRTNIEMFDHITLMTLDSLLKCAFSYNSNCQESTCEYVSAIVELSDLIIDRRQKVLHHWDWIYWKTEQGKRFKKALSIVHRFTREVVQKRRALINQTETDFTRAPQRKKDFVDIILLTRDEDGQGLTDEEIQAEANTFMFAGHDTTASAICWTLYNLARHDHYQETCRQEVMDLMQGRDEHEIEWEDLSNLPFTTMCIRESLRLHSPVQAVTRKYTQDMALPGDCTVPQGAICLVSIYGTHHHPAVWTDPHEFRPLRFDPTNTDGRASHAFIPFSSGPRNCIGQKFALAELRVVLALTLLRFHLTLGVNPELGACSGGVRRLPQLVLRAEGGLWLQLESLSPLNQEELHDE; this comes from the exons ATGTCTCTCCTCCAGGGTGTCCTGTCCCTGGTCCTCAGCTGGACGGGCCTCTGTCAGGTCCTGGTTGTGGTCGGTACAGGACTGGGATCTGTGGTTGCAGTCTGGACTGCGAGGCTGCTGGTGCGACACGCCTGgtacacacacaggctgtccTGCTTCAGCAAGCCACATGCAAACTCCTGGCTTATGGGCCACCTGGGCcag ATGCAGAGCACAGAAGAAGGTCTCCAGCAGGTGGATGACTTGGTGAAGACGTACACACACTCTTGCAGCTGGTTCATCGGCCCTTTCTATCACCTGGTCAGACTCTTCCATCCTGACTATGTCAAACCTCTGCTAATGGCACCTG CCAGCATTACAGTGAAAGACGAGCTCATCTACGGCCATCTGCGTCCATGGCTTG GACAAAGTCTGTTGCTGAGCAACGGGGAGGAGTGGGCTCGCAAGAGGCGGCTGCTGACTCCAGCTTTTCATTTCGATATTCTGAAGAACTACGTTGCCAAGTTTAACACCTCAACCAACACGATGCAT GAGAAGTGGCGCCGCCTGGTGGCAGAAGGCAGGACTAACATAGAGATGTTTGACCATATCACCCTGATGACGCTGGACAGTTTGCTGAAATGTGCCTTTAGCTACAACAGCAACTGTCAGGA gtctACCTGTGAGTACGTGTCAGCCATCGTGGAGCTGAGTGACCTGATCATAGACCGCCGGCAAAAGGTTTTACACCACTGGGACTGGATTTACTGGAAAACAGAGCAGGGAAAACGATTCAAAAAGGCCTTAAGCATTGTACACAG GTTTACCAGGGAAGTGGTTCAGAAGCGCCGCGCCCTGATCAaccagacagaaacagatttcaCCAGAGcaccacagagaaagaaagattttGTGGACATCATACTGCTGACAAGG GACGAGGACGGACAAGGTCTAACAGATGAGGAGATACAGGCTGAGGCCAACACCTTCATGTTCGCAG GTCATGACACAACAGCCAGTGCGATTTGCTGGACGCTGTATAATTTAGCACGCCACGACCACTATCAGGAGACGTGCAGGCAGGAAGTGATGGACCTGATGCAAGGACGAGATGAACACGAAATAGAGTg GGAGGATCTGTCCAACCTTCCCTTCACCACCATGTGCATCAGAGAGTCTCTCAGACTCCACTCTCCTGTGCAGGCTGTGACAAGGAAGTACAcccaggacatggccctgccCGGGGACTGCACAGTTCCACAGG GTGCCATCTGTTTGGTCAGTATTTATGGTACACATCACCACCCTGCTGTCTGGACAGACCCACAT GAGTTTCGTCCTCTGCGTTTTGACCCTACAAACACAGATGGGCGGGCTTCTCATGCCTTCATCCCCTTTTCCTCAGGCCCCAG GAACTGTATTGGTCAGAAATTCGCCCTGGCAGAGCTTCGAGTCGTCTTGGCGTTGACCCTGCTCAGGTTTCATCTGACCCTGGGGGTGAACCCCGAACTCGGGGCCTGCTCTGGGGGAGTTCGCCGTCTGCCCCAACTCGTCCTGCGTGCGGAGGGAGGTTTGTGGCTGCAGCTGGAGTCTCTGTCCCCCCTCAACCAGGAGGAGTTGCATGATGAATGA
- the LOC139306734 gene encoding T-lymphocyte surface antigen Ly-9-like, whose protein sequence is MWPSPTSMVIRAGWLCVLLAVVSADSVVTIYKKVGDEVVLKPGAVSVPGTITNIMWRDGPNIAAEWDGTDIDLNRQFKARGSLDISSGDMTIKGLTRDDSQVYTPEINTKVGSPTRLIVISPVPTPTVIISCDDDKTSCILTCDANTTGAEPFTYRWNPGELTGSSKEQRITKEDSLTLNEFSCELENPVSQESSLPIPNPFITIPESPEAGGKGKVSTGVIVFISLLAALLLLVAVHRLKAGEWFFQKASMPWETDFWRKHERPPRDAAESNGTTAHQEKEQTDEETPMT, encoded by the exons ATGTGGCCGTCTCCGACATCCATGGTGATACGGGCCGGCTGGCTGTGTGTTCTGCTGGCTGTTGTGTCCGCAGACTCCG TGGTTACAATCTACAAGAAGGTGGGCGATGAAGTTGTCCTCAAACCAGgtgctgtctctgtgcctgGCACCATCACCAACATCATGTGGAGAGATGGTCCCAACATCGCCGCCGAGTGGGATGGAACAGATATTGATCTTAATCGTCAGTTCAAAG CACGTGGCAGCCTGGACATTTCAAGTGGAGATATGACGATCAAGGGACTGACTCGAGATGACAGTCAAGTGTACACGCCAGAAATCAACACCAAGGTCGGCAGTCCAACTCGTCTCATCGTCATCT CTCCCGTCCCTACACCCACTGTTATTATATCCTGTGACGATGACAAGACTAGCTGTATTTTGACCTGTGATGCAAACACCACAGGCGCTGAACCGTTCACCTACAGGTGGAACCCAGGAGAGTTGACGGGTTCATCTAAGGAGCAACGCATTACAAAG GAGGACAGTTTAACTTTGAATGAGTTCAGCTGTGAGCTGGAGAATCCAGTCAGTCAGGAGAGCAGCCTACCCATCCCCAACCCTTTCATCACAA TACCTGAGAGTCCAGAAgcaggagggaaggggaaggtTTCCACAGGAGTCATagtcttcatctctctgctggctgctctgctgctgctggttgccGTTCATAGACTTAAAGCAG GAGAGTGGTTCTTCCAAAAAG CATCCATGCCATGGGAAACAG ACTTCTGGAGGAAGCACGAGAGGCCAC CAAGAGATGCTGCTGAATCTAATGGCACCACTGCTCATCAGGAGAAGGAACAAACAGACG AGGAAACACCAATGACATAA
- the slc19a1 gene encoding reduced folate transporter yields the protein MVADDTAGGGDRSDGEKDMDLKVPASEDGRGHEDGDAEVAVTPSEVPSPSEGPPEEAAEPRKWKWAVTFLCLYGFMASIKPGEPFITPYLLSAEKNFTREQVTNEITPVLTYSYMVVLVPAFLLTDLLRYKPVLIIQGVSQVVIWLILLLGATLLEMQFMEFFYGITMACRVAYSSYIFSLVSPVLYQRVAGYSRSSVLLGVFTSSVLGQLCMSLGNISFYTLNAISLGFVSFGLLLSLCLPWPKRSLFFNRTQNREQREVAAVATKSELDEMNPKDSGSSPAAPPCSASRWRDFVLVQMLLEVRNVVKRPNLRLWSLWWVFNSTGYYLVLFYVHILWNKVYPATESKNVYNGGVEAASTLLSAITSFAAGFVQIRWNIWSELVIGVITAVQAGLLLLMGTTDNIWVCYMAYVLFRGFYQFLVPIATFQIASSLTKELCALVFGINTFLGTILKTIIILIFSDKRGLGLDVHSQFLVYFIYFTILTVIYLVCAAVVVIRHYRNQHTAGGGTNEQAPPTELSPVAASSEAEPLSNGKSAKV from the exons ATGGTGGCAGATGACACAGCAGGAGGTGGGGACAGATCAGATGGGGAGAAAGACATGGACCTGAAGGTGCCTGCATCTGAAGACGGCAGAGGGCATGAAGACGGAGACGCAGAGGTGGCTGTCACCCCCTCTGAGGTCCCGTCTCCCTCTGAAGGTCCCCCAGAGGAAGCCGCGGAGCCCAGAAAGTGGAAGTGGGCAGTGACATTCTTGTGTCTCTACGGGTTTATGGCATCAATAAAGCCCGGGGAGCCCTTCATTACACCGTATCTGCTCAGCGCTGAGAAGAACTTCACCAGGGAACAG GTGACCAATGAGATCACTCCTGTGCTGACGTACTCCTACATGGTCGTGCTGGTTCCAGCCTTCCTGCTGACGGATCTCCTGCGCTACAAGCCGGTCCTGATCATCCAGGGCGTCAGCCAGGTGGTCATCTGGCTCATTCTGCTCCTGGGCGCCACCCTCCTCGAGATGCAGTTCATGGAGTTCTTCTACGGCATCACCATGGCCTGCCGCGTGGCCTACTCCTCATACATCTTCTCCCTGGTCAGCCCAGTCCTTTACCAGCGCGTGGCCGGATACTCACGCTCCTCGGTCCTCTTGGGGGTGTTCACCAGCTCGGTGCTGGGCCAGCTGTGCATGTCCCTGGGCAACATCAGCTTCTACACCCTCAACGCTATATCCTTGGGCTTCGTCAGCTTTGGTCTGCTGCTCTCGCTGTGCCTGCCCTGGCCGAAACGCTCCCTGTTTTTCAACCGGACGCAGAATCGGGAGCAAAGGGAAGTGGCAGCAGTAGCCACCAAGTCAGAACTGGACGAAATGAACCCGAAAGATAGCGGGTCGTCCCCGGCAGCCCCCCCGTGCTCTGCATCACGCTGGAGGGATTTTGTCTTGGTGCAGATGCTGCTTGAGGTGAGAAACGTGGTGAAGAGGCCCAACCTGAGGCTCTGGTCCCTGTGGTGGGTGTTCAACTCCACAGGGTACTACCTGGTGCTGTTCTACGTTCACATCCTGTGGAACAAAGTCTACCCGGCCACTGAGAGCAAGAACGTTTACAACGGCGGAGTGGAGGCAGCTTCTACCCTGCTGA GTGCGATAACGTCCTTCGCGGCAGGCTTTGTGCAAATTCGGTGGAACATCTGGTCTGAGCTGGTCATCGGGGTCATCACAGCAGTGCAGGCAGGTCTGCTGCTCCTCATGGGCACCACAGACAACATCTGGGTCTGCTACATGGCCTACGTCCTCTTCAGAGGCTTCTACCAGTTTCTGGTGCCTATTGCCAC TTTCCAGATAGCCTCGTCACTCACCAAGGAGCTCTGCGCCTTAGTGTTTGGCATCAACACCTTTTTGGGGACCATCCTGAAGACCATCATAATCCTGATATTTTCTGACAAGAGAGGCCTGGGGTTGGATGTGCACTCTCAG ttCCTGGTGTACTTCATTTACTTCACCATCCTTACCGTCATCTACTTGGTCTGTGCCGCGGTGGTCGTCATCCGTCACTATAGAAACCAGCACACGGCAGGAGGCGGGACCAACGAACAGGCTCCACCCACAGAGCTCAGTCCTGTGGCTGCAAGTTCAGAGGCAGAACCTTTGTCTAACGGCAAAAGTGCCAAAGTGTAA